DNA from Campylobacter concisus:
GCCCTGCTCCAAGCTTGCAAATGCTTGATAAATTCCTATTGGAAGTAGTGAAAGCACGATCATTAGCATAAGTCCTGCATTTAGTCCCCAAAAGCCAACTTTCATCAGATTTTCATCAAATTCTTGCCCTTTAAATAGATAAGTAGCCACAAGCCAAACAAAGCCAAGTGCCAAAAATCCATAAACACCAAATAGTGCCGCGTGTCCGTGAACTGGCGTTGTATTTAGTCCCTGAATGTAAAATAGTGAAATTGGAGGATTTATCAAAAATCCAAAGACACCAGCACCTAGCATATTCCAAAAGGCAACTGCGATGAAGCAGTAAAGTGGCCACTTAAGCGTTTTAGCCCAGCTTTGAGCAAACTGGAGTTTGTAGTGTTCATATGCCTCAGCTCCAAGCAAGACCAAAGGCACGACCTCAAGCGCTGAAAAGCTTGCACCAATAGCCATTATAGGCGTTGTAGTGCCTGCAAAGTAGAGGTGATGGAAGGTGCCTGGGATCCCACCTACCATAAAGAGTGACGCACTTGCAAGCGTTGAAAATGTCGCAAATCTTTTTGAGACAAGGCCCAAAGAAACAAAGACAAAGGCAAGTGAGGCTGTCGCAAATACCTCAAAAAAGCCCTCAACCCAAAGGTGTACAACCCACCAGCGCCAGTACTCCATCACTGGAAGCGGACTTCTTTGACCATAAAATAGCCCTGCTCCGTAAAACAAGCCAACCGCAACCGCTGACATAGCAAAGATAGCAAGTAAATTTTTATCGCCTTTGTTTTTAAACCCGCCTGCAAATCCGCGAAGAAGCAGAAGCATCCAGATGACAAGACCGACAAACAAAATGATCTGCCAAACACGTCCAAGATCGATATATTCATATCCTTGATGTCCAAGCCAGAAGCTTAAATTTATAGGCATGATGTTTGCGATAGCTAAATATTCGCCCACAAAACTGCCAACTACAAGGAAAAGTAGCGCGTAAAAGAGCAGATCAACGCCAAGCTTTTGAAATTTTGGATCCTTGCCGCCATTTATGATAGGGGCTAAAAATAGTCCAGCTGCTAAAAATCCTGTCGCTATCCAAAAGATACTAGCTTGTATATGCCACGTTCTAGCAAGCGAATAAGGAATGTAGGCTGATAAATTTATGCCATAAAATTCTTGTCCTTCGACTGTGTAGTGAGCTGTAAAACCGCCTATTAAAATTTGAAACGTAAATAGCGCTAGCGTGACAAAGAGATACTTTTTAAGCGCCTTTTGTGATGGTGTTAAATTTAGCTTTTTAAGCGGATCTTCGCTGATAGGCTCAAGCTTTTCATCGTCTTTTTTGCCATAAAACGAGCTAAACCAAACAAGCAAGCCAATGCCAGCTAGAAGTATCACGACGCTTGCAATCGACCAAAAGACATTCTCACTTGTTGGCACGTTATCGATTAGTGGTTCGTGCGGCCAGTTGTTTGTATAGGTTGCCTCGCTACCAGGTCTGTTTGTGGCTGTCGCCCAGGCTGACCAGAAGAAGAAGTTGTTTAGATCAGCTCTGTCGCTAGCATTTGGAAGCGTATTTTCTTTCATCGCATAAGCTTCTCTTAAAGGCTTAAATTTATGGTCATTACCAAAAAGCGCAGCATACTCGCTAGCTACTTGACTTATTGCCTTTAGCCTATCAGCACTTAGCACAAATTTATCGTCCTTTACGCTATTTTCTCTATACTCTTTTTTGAGCAAAACCTTTAAATTTGCTTTTTGCTCGTCATTTAGATCAGCGTATTTTAGATGATAAATTTCATCAGCTTTGATCTCTAAAAAGGCAACTAGCTCTTTGTGAAGCCAGTCCGCACTCCAATCAGGCGCTTGATATGCCCCGTGTCCCCAAACAGAGCCAACCTGCATACCGCCTATGCTTTGCCAAGCCTCTTGACCTTTGTAGATACTCTCTTTGTCGATCACGACCTTGCCATTTTCGTCAGTGAAATTTACAACTGGAGGCGAATTTCTATAAACCTCAACGCCATAGTAGCCTAAAATACTAAAGCAAACTACCAGCACAGCAACAAGTGCGAGCCAGTATCTTTTGTATTCACGCATTGATTCTCCTTTTTTAAAATTTAGGAGAAAGTTTATCTTATTTCAAAATAGTGACTAATGACATATATCAATAAAAGGAGAATATTTATCCTATTAGTTTTATAGAAATTTACAATAATATGCAAATTTTTCACAATGTATATGCAAATTTTACATAATATTAATGTAAATAGCGGTAATATATCAACCAAACTATTTCACACGAAAAAAGGAAAAAATATGCAAATGAATTTCATGCACAAAGTGGCTAAAATAGGCCTTGTTGCTTCACTTTTTACAGCTCTTAGTCTAAGCGCTGCTGACTCTGCTAGAAGCATAACCGATATGCAAGGCGTAAAAGTAAGCGTGCCTGAGAAGGTTGAGAAGATCGCAGCACTGTGGAATGCAAACAACGAGATCATCCTAGCACTTGGCGGTATGGATAAGGTTGTAGCCACAACTGATCTGATCAAAAACAACAAGTGGTTTGAGCACATCTATCCAAGACTTAAAAATTTACCAGCTGCACTAAATGGCAAAGACCTTCAGATCGAAGAGCTTGTTAAACTTGCACCTGACGTTATCATAGTGTATAACAAAAATTTTCAAGATGAACTTATCAAAAATGGCTTTAGCGCGGTAAATTTGATCTTTAGAGACTATCCAGATATGGAGAAAAGCATCTACGCAACAGCTGAAGTCATAGGCACTGATGATGCTAGAAAAAAAGCTGAAAAACTTGCTAATAAAATCCACGATAACTCTGAGTTTGTAACAGCAAGAACAAAAAGCATCCCTGACGCTAAACGTCCAAAAGTACTTCACCTTCTTGGTGGTGCAAATTTGCTAAAAGTTGATGGTACAAACACCATCCAAAACACTTGGATCAAGCTAGGTGGCGGTGTAAATGCTATCAATACTGAGGGTTCAATGATCGAAATTAGCGCTGAAGAGATCATCAATGCAAATCCTGATATCATCATCGTTGGCGGCAATGACACAGACGCACAGATCAAAAAGATAAAAGAGCACCCTGCATTCTCTGGTTCAAACGCTGTTAAAAACGGCAAAATTTACGGCAACCCAAAAGGTGTATTTAGCTGGGATAGATATGGTGCTGAAAACGTACTTCAAATTTTATGGGCAGCAAAAACTATCCAACCAGATCTATTTAAAGATGTCGATATGAAAGTAAAAACAAAAGAGTTTTATAAAGAGTTTTTAAATCACGAGCTTACCGACACAGAGTATGGCTATATCTTAAAAGGCCTAAATCCAGACGGTAGCAGTAAGTAAGATATGAAAAACGCAAATTTTTCAATAGTTGTTATCTTTTTAGCTCTACTAACGCTTGTTTGCGCCTTTGTCGCACTGGGCGTTGGTAGATTTTACATACCATTTAACGACGTCTTTAGCGTGCTAGCTCACGGCTTTGGCTACGGCGAGGGTGCAGCTAGCAACATCACAAACGTGATAGAAAATTTACGCATCCCACGTATCATCGCAGCCATCCTTGTTGGAGCTGCTCTTAGCGTGAGTGGTGCAGCCTATCAAGGCGTCTTTAAAAACCAGCTAGTAAGCCCTGATCTTCTTGGCGTCTCGGCTGGTGCTTGCGTGGGAGCTGCAACTGCCATTATCTTTGATCTATCGCTATTTTGGATACAAATTTTTGCATTTGGCTTTGGCCTAGCAGCCGTTGCTATCACTCTAGCCATACCTAAGATGATGGGGCGCGCGAGCACGCTTATGCTGGTTCTTTCTGGTATCATCGTAAGTGGCCTCATGGGCTCAATAATCGGCTTTTTAAAATATGTCGCAGACCCTGAGACAAAGCTACCTGACATTGTTTATTGGCAGCTTGGTAGCCTTGCTAAGCTTGATAGCGATAACTTAATATACGTAGCTCCAGTGATGATCATCTGCGCCATTTTGCTAATCGCCATGAGCTGGCGTATAAATTTGCTCTCTCTTGGCGACGAGAGTGCGGCAAGACTTGGCGTAAATGTCTCATTTGAGCGCGCTGTCATCATCATCTGCGCTACGCTTCTTACAGCCTGCAGCGTCTGCATAAGCGGCATAGTCGCTTGGGTGGGACTTCTCATGCCTCACTTAGCGCGCATGCTAGTTGGCGCAAATAACATAAAAAGCATGCCTGCAAGCATATTTATGGGTGCGATATTTTTGCTATTTGTTGATACCTTAGCGCGCAGCATAAGCGTGAGCGAAGTGCCTCTTGGCGTACTTACTGGCTTTATCGGCACGGTATTTTTCGTCTGGGTTTTATGGCGAAATAAAAAGGTTGCATGATGCTTGAAGTTAGAAATTTAAACTTTAGCTACCCAAATGGGGCTGGCAAACTAGAAAATGTAAATTTAAAGATAGGCGCGGGTGAGATTTTAACCATTCTTGGTCGAAATGGAGCTGGCAAATCAACAACTTTAGGCTTAATAAGTGGCTCGCTAAAGCCAGTTTCAGGAGAGATCTTTCTTGATGGCAAAAACGTAGATAGCCTAAGCAACAAAGAGCGCGCTAAGATCATGGCATACGTCGCTCAAAGCGAGGTTACCGAGTATGACTACACGGGGCTTGAGTTTATCACGATGGGCCGTGCGGCGCACCTTGGTATCTTTGCAAGACCTAGCAAAGAGGACGAGGAGATCGCTAGAATTTACACCAAAAAGCTTGAGATCGAGTATCTTGAAGATCGCTTCATCACGCAGATGAGTGGCGGTCAAAAGCAGATGTGTATGATCGCTCGTGCGATGGCTGCGCAGCCAAAGATGATCATATTTGACGAGCCAACGAGCGCGCTTGATTTTGGCAACCAGTATAAATTCCTACGCACAGTTAAGTGGCTAAAAGAGCTTGGCTACTCGGTCGTGCTAACCACTCACAACCCTGACTTTGCCGTGCTTCTTGGCGGATATGTCGCTCTTGTAAAGGGTGATGGCGAGGTTGGATTTGGCACGGTTGATGAGATAATTAGAAGCGAGAATTTAAGCCAGCTTTATGGACTAAATTTAAACGTGAGCTACATCGACGAAGTAAAAAGAAACTGCTGCCTCACTTATCCACTCTAAAATTATCTGCTCTTAAATTTTTAAGGGCAGATAGTCGTTTTATCTAAAAATATCTACTTAAATTTACTAACCATAAATGCTAAAAGGCAAAATAAATTTGAAAGGATAACAATGGCTTACCCACTACTAGGCACAAAGATCGTGATCGATGAAGAAAAGGTTTTAAGAGAGAAAAAGTATAAGCTAGATGTGATCTATGAGTATTTAGACCAACTTGCCAAGCAGTGCGACTTGATCAAAATTGATAAAAACACCTTTCACGCAAAAGGCAATGAAAATGACTTGGCAAATTTGGGTCTGTTTGTTTATAAACACGCCATTAAAAACGAGTGGATAACTAAAAATGTCAAAGAGTGGGTTTGGATTAGTCAAAAAGAGGGCAACAGCGATATAGTTGGTGATGATATGGGAGTTTGGAAGTGAGCGATAAAAAAGAGAAAATTTATCCCGCCATATCAAATTTCATATAAATTTTAAAAAGAGCTTGCGAAAGGTTAAATTTTGCTAGGCAAGATAAATTTAGGTATAGCGCAAAAGCAAAGACATTTTTAAAACCATGAGCCATTTTGCCACAGAGAACCAGACTGGTTTGCTAGCAACCTTTTTATTAATAGCGATATTAAAAAAGACAAGACCAGTCGCGATAAAGCTAAAACAAAGTGCGTAATAGTTGTCATTTTCTATCAAATTTAAAGCTAGCCATAAAAGCTTGCGCCCTCATCTTAAATTTGACGCAAATTTAAATCCTCTTAGCCAAAAGTAAGTCTCTACTCTAAATTTAACACAACCCACAAGATCAAATTTGAGCTTTATTGTTAATTTCCGCCACCCTCGCCTTTGCAGCCTGCGTGATATCATCCTCGTAGTCGTAGAAGTTAAAAGTCGCTCCGTGTTGGAAAAAGCCATTTAGTATATCGCCACTTTGGCGGTTTTTCAGATCAAGCTCGGCCACCTTAAAGCCGTCATTTGTCGCGCAAAATTCCTTCAGTCTTGCAGGCGCCTCTTTTAGCTTGGTAAATAAAAAGCAGTATCCATCGCCGCCGTTTCGCCCCACCCTGCCTCGCAGCTGATGAAGCGTGGCAAGACCGAGCCTCTCAGCACCCACGATCACTATCGTATTTAGCCTTGGTAGCGAGATGCCGACCTCAACAACAGTGGTTGAAAGCAAAATTTCGCCCTCTTCTCTAAATCGCCTTAAAATTTCCTCTTTTTCTTTGTCTTTGCCATGCGTGACGAAGACATTTTTGAAATTCTTTAGCCAAAAGCCCTGCGCCTCGCTTAGACTTTGGTAGTTTGAGCTCTCACTACTCTCAACGAGCGGGTAGATGATAGCTACTTGAAAGCCGCTCTCAAGCTGCTTTTTGATGTGAGTTAGCAAAAAGCCAAACTCGCTAGCGCCTAAAATTTGGCTCATTATATTTTTCTTAAACGGCATCTGCTTTAAAAAGCTAAAATTTACGATCTCAGACTGGATTAAACTTAGCGTCCTTGGTATGGGCGTAGCTGAAAACTGCACGAAATTTGCTCGCTCGTCCTCGTTTGAGGCAAGCTCTTCTATCTTTTTGCGCTGATTTGAGCCAAAGCGGTGCTGCTCATCGACCATGACAAGTGGCGAATTTGGTAGCTCGTGAAAGAGCAAAGCATGCGTGCCAACGATCAAATTTACCCCGCTAAAGTCTATCTTTTTCTCCCCGCTTCGCACCAGCATCACATTCATAAATGGCGGCAGCAACCTCTTTGCTTCATTATAAATTTGCTCGCTTAAGATGCTTGTTGGCGCCATCAAAATGGCACTTTTCGGATAGACGCTAAGAGCAGCCGCTAGGATAACAAGCGTCTTGCCGCTTCCCACATCACCCATTATGACGCGCCTTTTTGCCTGTGTGGCAGCAAGGTCGTCTCTGATGTCATTTACCGCATTTAGCTGGTCATTTGTCGGCGTAAATGGCAAGCTCTTAAGCCAAGAGCTTATGTCAAAAAGTTTAATTTTAGGGCTTTTAAAGTAGGTTTTTTTAGCACTTAGCTTTTTTATGTAGTTAAAAATTTCTACAAATTTTAAGATTTCCACGCCCTCGCCATCATTTTTTAGGCGGTATAAAATTTGCACGCTTTGCTCGTCTAGCCGCTGCAAATCAGCTAGAAATTTAGCCTCTTTTTCATTTAAGCCCTCGGCCAGTAAATTTTGTAAATTTAGATATTTTAAGATGATTTCTTTTAGTTCTTCGTCTTTTAGCTCGGTCTTAAATTTAGGCACGATCTGGCCTATTTTTGTGGTGATTTTTGGATTTACTATCTGCCACGAGCCAAAGGCGTAGGAGCAAAGCCCATATATCGCCATCTCTTTGCCGACCTTAAAAGCGCCGTAGTGCCAAGACTTTGCGTTAAAAATGACGATCTTTACGCTACTTTGCCACTGCTCGCAAAAGGCAAGTGCTGTTAGCATACCAGGGCGTGAGGCGAGCGAGGTGATCTTTACATTTATGCAGACCTGCCCTTCTCTTGGGCTCTTAGCGATCGTCGTATCCTCAAAGCCCTTTGGCAGCACAAGAGCAAGGTCGAGCAGGCTAAGCACGCCTATTTTTAGAAGTTTTGCCCTATCGCTTGCTTCAAATTTCATTTTTTAGGACGCAAAAACTTAGCTGATTGATCTCTGCGTGGGCTTTTATGAAGCTATTTAGTTCGCTTAGCGAAAGGGCTGAAATTTTATCCAAGTCCTTTAAAAATGCTCCAAGCTCGCCATGTTCGTAAAACTCGCCTTGCGCGATGTCAAGTCGCTTAAACAGCGTCTCAAGCCTAAGCGGCAACGAACCAAGTAAAAATTTCTTCGCCTGCTCAAGCTCGGCCTTGCTAACGCCTTTTTTACTAAATTTTAAAATTTCCTCTTTTATAACGGCGATCGCCTCGTCTTTTTTCTCATTTTTTGTCTGCATGTAGCCGTAAAGCTGGCTGTAAGAGAGATTTAGCAAATTTCTAGCGTAGGCGCTGTATGCAAGCCCTCTTTTCACGCGGATCTCCTCCATAAGCCTCGAGCCAAAGCCACACTCGCCTAAGATAAATGTCGCCACTGTGGCCTTGTATTTCTCCTCAGGTTTTACGTTAAACGGCGCACCAAAGTAGATATATGCCTGCTCGCTTTGCCTGATGATCTCGCTACTTTCGCACTTGTTACTTGGGCTAAAGCGCTCTAGCTTTCTCACCTTGCCAGGTTTTAGGATTTCTAAAACGCTAGCTAGCTCTTTTGTCTGCTTCTCGTCGATGTCGCCACCAAGCACGCAAAGCAAATTTGAAAGGTCTAAATGCTCGTTTAAAAATTTCCTCACATCTTCAAGCGTGATCGCTTTTACGCTCTTTTTCGTGCCGATACTTGGCTGTGCAAGCACGCTTTTTGGGTACAAAAGCTCAAAAAGTCCCTGCCTTGCCACATAGTCAAAGTCGTTTTCATTTGCTGCGATCTCGCCAAGTGTGACGGTCTTGCACCTATTTAGGATCTCATCTGTCAAATTTGGAGCGAGTAGTAGCTCTTTTAACTTGCCACACGCAAAAGCAAAGTGCTCTTTTAGGCAGTTTAGGTCTATGCAAAATGTCTCAAAGCCACAGCTTGCATTTAGGCTAATCGCTCTTACTTCAAGCTCTTTGGCAAATTTAGCCGAGCCTAGCTTCATATCGCCCTCGTTTAGTAAATTTGCACTTAGCCTTGCAAGACCTGCTAGCTTGCCATTTTGCGAGCTACCAGCTGCTTTGAAAACTAGCTTTAGGCTCACTACTGGCATCGCTTTTGAGCTTTCAAAAACGACTGGAATTTTTATATTTTTTACATTGATATCTAAAATTTTCATCTAAAATTTCTCCAAAATATCGTAGTTTGTGTTGCGCTTAGCTGGAATTTCTCCGACATCTTTTATAAGCTCGATCATCTGCTCTTGATTCATCCTAAAGCTCGCTCCTGCGGCCTTTACGACGTTTTCTTCCATCATCGTGCTACCAAGGTCGTTTGCGCCAAAAAGAAGCGCTAGCTGGCCTACGTAGCTGCCCTGCGTGACCCAGCTGCTTTGGATATTTTTAAAGTTATCCAAAAAGAGCCTTGAAACCGCAAGAAGCCTTAGATAGACGTTTGAGCTTTGCTTTTTGATCTCTGGAAACTCTTGCATGAGCTTTGTATTTAGCCCTTGAAAGCTCCAAAGTATAAAGGCTCTAAATCCAGCCGTTTCATCTTGTAAATTTCTGATGTGCTCCCAGTGCTCCACGATCTCACGAGTGCTCTCAACCGTGCCAAACATCATCGTAGCAGTCGTCTTCATGCCAAGCTCGTGCGCCTCTTTGTGTATGCGAAGCCAGTCTGCGGTGTCGCACTTTTTAGGAGCGATGATGTCGCGAACGCGGTCGCTTAAAATCTCCGCTCCAGCTCCTGGCATCGAGTATAAGCCCTTTTCGTTTAGGCGTCTTAAGACCTCTTTTGTAGAAATTTTTGAAACTCTTGCGATGTAGTCGATCTCAACGGCAGAAAAGCCATGTATCGTGATGCTTGGATAGTGCTTGCTGATGTAGCCCACAAGCTCCTCGTACCACTCGATCTTTAGCTTTGGATGCACGCCACCTTGAAATAAAATTTGCGTGCCGCCGATGGCGATAAGCTCCTCGATCTTCTTGCCGATCTCCTCAAAACTTAGCACATAAGCGTCTTCCTCTTTTGCGTGGCGGTAAAATGCGCAGAATTTACAATCCACCCAGCAGACGTTTGTATAGTTGATGTTACGATCTACGATGAAGGTCGTAATGCCCTCTGGATGAAGCTCTTTTTTTCTAGCTAGCGCCATCTTGCCAAGCTCGTAAAGCGGTGCATTTTCTATAAGATCGATGGCTTCATTTACACTAAGTCTTTTCAAATTTAACCTTTTATTTTGCTTATTTTTGGGCGAAAGTTTAGCCAAAAATGCTTTTAAATCTGATAAATCGTTTCGTTACCAAATTTTAACCTTGAGTAGATAGAATATGGCACTTTTTTGAAGGAGTAAATATGAAAAAGATCGTTTTAGCCGTAGTTGTAGGCCTATTTTTAGTTGGTTGTGCTAAAAACGAGCCAAAGCCAGCTGAGCCACAAGGTGCAAGTTGCGGATGTGCTCATCATCAAAAAATGATGCAAGAAAATATGCCAAGCTGCCCACATCATGGCATGCAAGGGGCGATGCATGGGCAAATGCCAACAGGCTGCCCAGCCCACGCAAAATAGATAAAGTGCCAAATGGCACTTTATTTTAATATAACTTTGTCGCCTTTAGTGCCTAAAACCTGCACTTTCTCGCCATTTTTTAACGATCCGTCATACTTCCAAAGAGTGCCTTTGAAATAGACCATATTTTCTCTGATCTCACCAACGCCAGCTTCATCTAAAAATTCCTCATTAAAGCTCTCTTTTCTAGACATAAATTTGCTCTTTAATGGCGCTTTTAAAAGCACAAGCAAAATAAATGCAAGCACTAGGACAGCCAAAATTTGAAAGCTCCACTCAAAACCAAAGCCAAAATTTATCGCCCCAACGATGATAAAAGCTAAGCCAAAAAAGAGCAGATAAAATGAAAATAGCATAAGCTCAGCCACGCACAAAATCGCGCCTATGGCTATCATTATAAAAGGACTTATCACGCCTTATCCTTAGCTAAGAAATTTTTTAAAACACTAAGCGAGCCGATGAGTTCAGCCGCCTCATAAGGGACTAAAATTTTATCTTTTGAGCTATTTTTAGCTAGCTCGCTAAATGCCCCGACCCTGTCGCGCGCAAGCAAAAATTCAGCCGCATTTGCGTTTTTGCTCATGCTGTCATTTATCATATCCATGGCCTCTTTTTGAGCCGTTGCGATGGCGATTTGCTCGTATTTTTTCGCATCAGCCATACGCTCTATTGCCTCTGCTTGAAGCACTTTTTCTTGTTTTAGTGCCTCTGCGTTGCGGATGAGTGCCT
Protein-coding regions in this window:
- a CDS encoding FecCD family ABC transporter permease, with product MKNANFSIVVIFLALLTLVCAFVALGVGRFYIPFNDVFSVLAHGFGYGEGAASNITNVIENLRIPRIIAAILVGAALSVSGAAYQGVFKNQLVSPDLLGVSAGACVGAATAIIFDLSLFWIQIFAFGFGLAAVAITLAIPKMMGRASTLMLVLSGIIVSGLMGSIIGFLKYVADPETKLPDIVYWQLGSLAKLDSDNLIYVAPVMIICAILLIAMSWRINLLSLGDESAARLGVNVSFERAVIIICATLLTACSVCISGIVAWVGLLMPHLARMLVGANNIKSMPASIFMGAIFLLFVDTLARSISVSEVPLGVLTGFIGTVFFVWVLWRNKKVA
- a CDS encoding NfeD family protein, whose amino-acid sequence is MISPFIMIAIGAILCVAELMLFSFYLLFFGLAFIIVGAINFGFGFEWSFQILAVLVLAFILLVLLKAPLKSKFMSRKESFNEEFLDEAGVGEIRENMVYFKGTLWKYDGSLKNGEKVQVLGTKGDKVILK
- a CDS encoding ABC transporter substrate-binding protein, with amino-acid sequence MQMNFMHKVAKIGLVASLFTALSLSAADSARSITDMQGVKVSVPEKVEKIAALWNANNEIILALGGMDKVVATTDLIKNNKWFEHIYPRLKNLPAALNGKDLQIEELVKLAPDVIIVYNKNFQDELIKNGFSAVNLIFRDYPDMEKSIYATAEVIGTDDARKKAEKLANKIHDNSEFVTARTKSIPDAKRPKVLHLLGGANLLKVDGTNTIQNTWIKLGGGVNAINTEGSMIEISAEEIINANPDIIIVGGNDTDAQIKKIKEHPAFSGSNAVKNGKIYGNPKGVFSWDRYGAENVLQILWAAKTIQPDLFKDVDMKVKTKEFYKEFLNHELTDTEYGYILKGLNPDGSSK
- a CDS encoding nitric-oxide reductase large subunit gives rise to the protein MREYKRYWLALVAVLVVCFSILGYYGVEVYRNSPPVVNFTDENGKVVIDKESIYKGQEAWQSIGGMQVGSVWGHGAYQAPDWSADWLHKELVAFLEIKADEIYHLKYADLNDEQKANLKVLLKKEYRENSVKDDKFVLSADRLKAISQVASEYAALFGNDHKFKPLREAYAMKENTLPNASDRADLNNFFFWSAWATATNRPGSEATYTNNWPHEPLIDNVPTSENVFWSIASVVILLAGIGLLVWFSSFYGKKDDEKLEPISEDPLKKLNLTPSQKALKKYLFVTLALFTFQILIGGFTAHYTVEGQEFYGINLSAYIPYSLARTWHIQASIFWIATGFLAAGLFLAPIINGGKDPKFQKLGVDLLFYALLFLVVGSFVGEYLAIANIMPINLSFWLGHQGYEYIDLGRVWQIILFVGLVIWMLLLLRGFAGGFKNKGDKNLLAIFAMSAVAVGLFYGAGLFYGQRSPLPVMEYWRWWVVHLWVEGFFEVFATASLAFVFVSLGLVSKRFATFSTLASASLFMVGGIPGTFHHLYFAGTTTPIMAIGASFSALEVVPLVLLGAEAYEHYKLQFAQSWAKTLKWPLYCFIAVAFWNMLGAGVFGFLINPPISLFYIQGLNTTPVHGHAALFGVYGFLALGFVWLVATYLFKGQEFDENLMKVGFWGLNAGLMLMIVLSLLPIGIYQAFASLEQGMWYARSAELLQQSHLQNLRWLRMLGDTILIIGGICFFAQLLKFMLNKKA
- a CDS encoding ABC transporter ATP-binding protein produces the protein MLEVRNLNFSYPNGAGKLENVNLKIGAGEILTILGRNGAGKSTTLGLISGSLKPVSGEIFLDGKNVDSLSNKERAKIMAYVAQSEVTEYDYTGLEFITMGRAAHLGIFARPSKEDEEIARIYTKKLEIEYLEDRFITQMSGGQKQMCMIARAMAAQPKMIIFDEPTSALDFGNQYKFLRTVKWLKELGYSVVLTTHNPDFAVLLGGYVALVKGDGEVGFGTVDEIIRSENLSQLYGLNLNVSYIDEVKRNCCLTYPL
- a CDS encoding dehypoxanthine futalosine cyclase, with protein sequence MKRLSVNEAIDLIENAPLYELGKMALARKKELHPEGITTFIVDRNINYTNVCWVDCKFCAFYRHAKEEDAYVLSFEEIGKKIEELIAIGGTQILFQGGVHPKLKIEWYEELVGYISKHYPSITIHGFSAVEIDYIARVSKISTKEVLRRLNEKGLYSMPGAGAEILSDRVRDIIAPKKCDTADWLRIHKEAHELGMKTTATMMFGTVESTREIVEHWEHIRNLQDETAGFRAFILWSFQGLNTKLMQEFPEIKKQSSNVYLRLLAVSRLFLDNFKNIQSSWVTQGSYVGQLALLFGANDLGSTMMEENVVKAAGASFRMNQEQMIELIKDVGEIPAKRNTNYDILEKF
- a CDS encoding M16 family metallopeptidase codes for the protein MKILDINVKNIKIPVVFESSKAMPVVSLKLVFKAAGSSQNGKLAGLARLSANLLNEGDMKLGSAKFAKELEVRAISLNASCGFETFCIDLNCLKEHFAFACGKLKELLLAPNLTDEILNRCKTVTLGEIAANENDFDYVARQGLFELLYPKSVLAQPSIGTKKSVKAITLEDVRKFLNEHLDLSNLLCVLGGDIDEKQTKELASVLEILKPGKVRKLERFSPSNKCESSEIIRQSEQAYIYFGAPFNVKPEEKYKATVATFILGECGFGSRLMEEIRVKRGLAYSAYARNLLNLSYSQLYGYMQTKNEKKDEAIAVIKEEILKFSKKGVSKAELEQAKKFLLGSLPLRLETLFKRLDIAQGEFYEHGELGAFLKDLDKISALSLSELNSFIKAHAEINQLSFCVLKNEI
- the recG gene encoding ATP-dependent DNA helicase RecG, with translation MKFEASDRAKLLKIGVLSLLDLALVLPKGFEDTTIAKSPREGQVCINVKITSLASRPGMLTALAFCEQWQSSVKIVIFNAKSWHYGAFKVGKEMAIYGLCSYAFGSWQIVNPKITTKIGQIVPKFKTELKDEELKEIILKYLNLQNLLAEGLNEKEAKFLADLQRLDEQSVQILYRLKNDGEGVEILKFVEIFNYIKKLSAKKTYFKSPKIKLFDISSWLKSLPFTPTNDQLNAVNDIRDDLAATQAKRRVIMGDVGSGKTLVILAAALSVYPKSAILMAPTSILSEQIYNEAKRLLPPFMNVMLVRSGEKKIDFSGVNLIVGTHALLFHELPNSPLVMVDEQHRFGSNQRKKIEELASNEDERANFVQFSATPIPRTLSLIQSEIVNFSFLKQMPFKKNIMSQILGASEFGFLLTHIKKQLESGFQVAIIYPLVESSESSNYQSLSEAQGFWLKNFKNVFVTHGKDKEKEEILRRFREEGEILLSTTVVEVGISLPRLNTIVIVGAERLGLATLHQLRGRVGRNGGDGYCFLFTKLKEAPARLKEFCATNDGFKVAELDLKNRQSGDILNGFFQHGATFNFYDYEDDITQAAKARVAEINNKAQI